From a single Aestuariibius sp. HNIBRBA575 genomic region:
- the queG gene encoding tRNA epoxyqueuosine(34) reductase QueG — protein sequence MGICRPDANPHLPDLLDQYVAKGRHGQMAWMQERMQWRADPAALWPDAKSVIMLAEVYTPDHDPLAILQRPDRGAISVYAGQKDYHDIVKKRLKRVGRWLIEQDPEAQIKVFVDTAPVMEKPLGASAGLGWQGKHTNLLGRDLGSWFFLGAIFTTLELPIDEPGQEQCGSCTACLDICPTKAFPAPFQLDARRCISYLTIEHKGPVDLELRPALGNRIYGCDDCLAVCPWNKFAQTASEARYKTRDELRAPRLAELAALDDPSFRTMFSGSPVKRVGRDRFVRNVLYAIGNSADASLIETARDLTRDADETVADAARWAVAQLELL from the coding sequence ATGGGCATTTGCCGCCCGGATGCGAACCCACACTTGCCGGACCTGCTGGATCAATATGTCGCCAAAGGGCGGCATGGACAGATGGCCTGGATGCAGGAACGGATGCAGTGGCGTGCCGATCCTGCCGCGCTGTGGCCGGATGCGAAATCGGTCATCATGCTGGCCGAAGTTTACACGCCCGACCATGATCCGCTGGCGATTTTACAACGTCCCGATCGCGGGGCGATTTCGGTCTATGCGGGTCAAAAGGATTATCATGACATCGTCAAAAAGCGTCTGAAACGGGTCGGGCGCTGGCTGATCGAACAGGACCCAGAGGCCCAGATCAAAGTGTTTGTCGACACCGCACCAGTGATGGAAAAACCACTGGGCGCGTCTGCCGGGTTGGGCTGGCAGGGCAAACATACCAATCTGTTGGGCCGTGATCTGGGGTCTTGGTTTTTTTTGGGCGCGATTTTCACGACGTTGGAATTGCCCATTGATGAACCGGGACAGGAACAATGCGGGTCCTGCACGGCCTGTCTGGATATTTGCCCAACCAAGGCGTTTCCCGCGCCGTTTCAATTGGATGCGAGACGCTGCATTTCCTATTTGACCATCGAACACAAAGGTCCGGTGGATTTGGAATTGCGCCCCGCATTGGGCAATCGCATCTATGGCTGCGACGATTGTTTGGCGGTGTGCCCATGGAACAAATTCGCCCAAACCGCCAGCGAGGCACGCTATAAAACCCGCGATGAATTGCGCGCACCCCGATTGGCGGAATTGGCAGCGCTGGATGATCCATCCTTTCGCACGATGTTTTCGGGTTCCCCTGTGAAACGGGTTGGGCGGGATCGGTTTGTGCGCAATGTGCTGTATGCGATTGGCAATTCTGCCGACGCGTCTTTGATTGAAACGGCACGTGATTTGACGCGTGACGCTGATGAAACAGTCGCGGATGCCGCGCGTTGGGCTGTCGCCCAGTTGGAGCTTTTATGA
- a CDS encoding glutathione S-transferase family protein, whose protein sequence is MNRLYHYALSPYSRKVRLVLAEKKIEVELVEEKYWEQDPDFLRRNPAGKVPILKLGNKTLSDSSAICEFLEEAYPDPALLPKSADARYEVRRLVAWFDDKFHAEVTSKLMGERVFRKVMGTGYPDSANVKAGSRAIKYHLDYMTWLLDQRRWLAGNDMSMADFAAAAHLSCLDYISDVDWNRSEVVKDWYAKIKSRPAFRSLLADQVPGFLPPAHYANLDF, encoded by the coding sequence ATGAATCGCCTTTACCATTACGCCCTGTCTCCTTATTCGCGCAAAGTCCGGTTGGTTCTGGCCGAGAAAAAGATCGAGGTTGAGCTGGTCGAGGAAAAATACTGGGAACAGGACCCGGATTTTTTGCGCCGCAATCCAGCTGGCAAGGTGCCGATCCTGAAGCTGGGCAATAAAACCTTGTCTGACAGTTCCGCGATTTGCGAGTTTCTAGAAGAGGCGTATCCCGATCCTGCTTTGCTGCCCAAATCGGCTGATGCCCGCTACGAAGTGCGCCGACTGGTTGCGTGGTTTGACGACAAATTTCACGCCGAGGTCACATCGAAACTGATGGGTGAACGCGTGTTTCGCAAGGTGATGGGCACCGGATATCCCGACAGCGCCAATGTCAAAGCCGGGTCGCGTGCGATCAAATATCATCTGGATTACATGACGTGGCTGTTGGATCAACGCCGTTGGTTGGCGGGCAATGACATGTCGATGGCGGATTTTGCCGCCGCCGCCCATCTAAGCTGTTTGGATTACATTTCTGATGTGGATTGGAACCGCTCTGAGGTCGTCAAAGATTGGTACGCCAAAATCAAGTCCCGCCCTGCCTTTCGGTCCTTGCTGGCCGATCAGGTGCCCGGATTTTTGCCGCCTGCGCATTATGCCAATCTTGATTTCTAA